In Thermomonas carbonis, a single genomic region encodes these proteins:
- a CDS encoding DUF5681 domain-containing protein gives MTDYDVGYRKPPKSSQFQKGRSGNPKGRPKGTLNLATAFNRALSEKIEVVENGRKRKMTKLEVAVTAMVNRAVKGDAKAMQQMLVLSPLVGLESAPAGQLPETDAMVLKGLLESLHAGELP, from the coding sequence GTGACGGACTACGACGTTGGCTACCGGAAGCCACCGAAGTCGAGCCAGTTCCAGAAGGGGCGGTCCGGCAATCCCAAGGGCCGCCCAAAGGGGACGCTCAACTTGGCTACGGCATTCAATCGTGCGCTCAGCGAGAAGATCGAAGTCGTTGAAAACGGTCGTAAGCGCAAGATGACGAAGCTGGAGGTGGCGGTCACCGCGATGGTGAATCGTGCCGTCAAAGGCGACGCCAAAGCGATGCAGCAGATGCTTGTCTTGTCTCCGCTCGTGGGGCTGGAAAGCGCGCCTGCCGGTCAACTTCCCGAGACCGATGCCATGGTGTTGAAGGGCCTGCTGGAGTCTTTGCACGCAGGAGAGCTGCCATGA
- a CDS encoding S8 family serine peptidase: MTNSNALLVKVRGNGHSVTQALAAGGDGWQVEPILSVPARDTNGKALGAGGTEPSTWLRVNRGGGAGTAWDKAHALVGPTSPLAGAMGLQEIEAVEPDLEQQWEFQGDQGSRDAALAAADRCRFETQTREGGRALGQGLAWHLGDDFSGLRAARHQVDDKQRVIRVAHLDTGFDPQHVIRPKGLRLDLQRNFMRGEQANDASDQTPPGMAWKRNRGHGAATLALLAGGGFPATPPDWSGFTGEFGGAPDVEVIPIRIADWVVRFTVGTMVQGFDYARANGAHVLSMSMGGVSSQALTDAVNLAYDAGIVMVTAAGNNISRRPTPKTVVFPARFRRVLAACGVMADGRPYTGLDAGTMQGNFGPTEKMATALGAYTPNVPWAKIGCGTVVDMDGAGTSSATPQIAAAAALWLAEHWETVRQYPHAWMRVEAVRQALFSTAGKTTGQMGPERVFETLGQGTVRAHAALAFQPLASTRLVRAAPAEASWSWLNVLFGQGGVSLTQRWTPQQRAMLALELTQMAQRAREVDDAIDDPDRPAEDIPPAARNRYLEAALAAGNPSKPAREFLESVLGKSGPTSATKGIVRAPVKRRTRAVVPPNRRLRVYALDPSLGRRLESSALRETVLTLPWDDEPLNKDPLRPGPVGEYLEVIDIDPASGKIYEPVDLNDRFLLAQDGLPPSEGNPQFHQQMIYAVAMTTIGHFERALGRPALWAPDGDKETRRLRIYPHALREENAYYSPEKRALLFGYFPARSDRGDSVAPGSMVFTCLSSDIIAHEMSHALLDGLHRRFEEASNPDVVAFHEAFADIVALFQHFTITELVRFEIGKARGDLSAAKLLGGLAKEFGEGANRRGPLRDYVGTDITQLDYETTTQPHARGSILVHAIYEAFLSVVSRRTADLVRMATGGTGVLPAGALHPDLVARLSTETCATATYFLQMCIRALDYCPPVDITFGEFLRAVITADRDLATNDAHGYRTAILEAFGRRGILPSGIRTVSEETLAWGTFEDSRPTYLPKLTAAIRIPWAKELDRSEIFKLSQRNRWALWTALGKVFAEHPEALREFGLAPNMPRYKRDGSAMGDLKPGSTTFEVHNVRFARRLAPDGSFRTEVIAVITQRQPLWRDPKDHSKGFTWFRGGATLILDPREGKEEIRYSIIKNSASTSRQARQHKMGERGYLSPLRKLYFGEDTAEPFALIHADRGGEHGH; encoded by the coding sequence ATGACCAACTCAAATGCGTTGCTCGTAAAGGTTCGCGGCAATGGGCACAGCGTGACGCAGGCCTTGGCGGCTGGTGGGGATGGTTGGCAGGTCGAGCCGATCTTGTCGGTCCCTGCCCGGGATACGAACGGAAAGGCATTGGGCGCTGGTGGCACTGAGCCCTCTACGTGGCTGCGCGTGAATCGAGGCGGGGGCGCAGGGACGGCTTGGGACAAGGCGCACGCGTTAGTGGGTCCAACCAGTCCCTTGGCAGGCGCTATGGGGTTGCAGGAAATCGAGGCCGTAGAGCCCGATCTGGAGCAGCAATGGGAGTTCCAGGGTGACCAAGGGTCACGTGATGCCGCATTGGCGGCCGCGGACCGCTGCAGGTTCGAAACGCAAACCCGTGAAGGGGGCCGCGCGCTGGGCCAAGGTTTGGCGTGGCACTTAGGCGATGACTTCTCCGGGCTGCGGGCAGCCCGCCATCAGGTAGATGACAAGCAGCGGGTCATTCGCGTCGCCCACTTGGACACCGGATTCGACCCGCAGCATGTCATTCGGCCGAAGGGGCTCCGCCTCGACCTGCAGCGCAACTTCATGCGCGGCGAGCAAGCCAATGATGCGAGTGACCAAACCCCGCCGGGTATGGCGTGGAAGCGCAATCGTGGTCACGGCGCGGCCACGCTTGCACTGTTGGCCGGCGGTGGATTTCCAGCGACGCCACCTGATTGGTCGGGGTTTACGGGTGAGTTTGGAGGCGCGCCTGACGTCGAAGTGATCCCCATTCGGATCGCAGACTGGGTCGTGCGCTTCACGGTGGGCACGATGGTCCAAGGTTTCGACTATGCGCGTGCGAACGGTGCCCATGTCCTATCTATGAGCATGGGCGGGGTGTCGTCCCAGGCACTCACGGACGCTGTCAACTTGGCCTACGACGCCGGCATCGTGATGGTGACCGCCGCCGGCAACAATATTTCACGCAGGCCGACGCCCAAAACCGTCGTGTTCCCGGCCCGGTTTCGGCGCGTGCTGGCGGCCTGCGGCGTGATGGCCGATGGGCGGCCCTACACGGGCCTGGACGCCGGCACCATGCAAGGCAACTTTGGGCCAACAGAGAAAATGGCCACTGCGCTTGGGGCCTATACGCCTAATGTGCCGTGGGCCAAGATCGGGTGTGGCACCGTGGTGGACATGGATGGCGCCGGCACGTCGTCTGCGACACCGCAAATCGCCGCCGCCGCCGCCCTGTGGCTTGCCGAGCATTGGGAAACGGTGCGCCAGTACCCCCATGCGTGGATGCGGGTGGAGGCGGTACGCCAGGCGCTTTTTTCCACCGCGGGGAAGACGACAGGGCAGATGGGCCCGGAGCGCGTGTTTGAAACGCTCGGGCAAGGGACCGTACGCGCCCACGCTGCATTGGCCTTTCAGCCGCTTGCTAGCACACGCCTAGTCAGGGCCGCACCTGCCGAAGCCTCGTGGTCCTGGCTCAACGTGTTGTTCGGGCAAGGGGGCGTCAGCCTGACGCAGCGCTGGACGCCTCAGCAACGCGCGATGCTCGCGCTTGAACTCACGCAGATGGCGCAGCGGGCGCGGGAAGTCGATGACGCGATTGACGATCCCGATCGGCCGGCAGAAGACATTCCTCCGGCGGCACGGAACCGGTATCTAGAGGCTGCCTTGGCCGCAGGGAACCCGTCCAAGCCAGCAAGAGAATTTTTGGAATCGGTCTTGGGCAAATCCGGGCCGACAAGCGCGACTAAGGGCATCGTGCGTGCGCCGGTCAAACGCCGGACCCGCGCAGTTGTGCCACCCAATCGACGCTTGCGCGTGTATGCCCTCGATCCCAGCCTGGGTCGGCGATTGGAATCGTCGGCGCTGCGCGAAACCGTCCTGACCTTGCCTTGGGACGATGAGCCCCTCAACAAGGATCCACTCAGGCCTGGCCCGGTTGGGGAGTATCTGGAAGTCATCGATATCGATCCGGCCTCGGGGAAGATCTACGAGCCGGTCGATTTGAACGACCGCTTCTTGCTTGCGCAAGACGGGCTTCCGCCCTCCGAAGGGAACCCGCAGTTTCATCAGCAAATGATCTACGCGGTCGCGATGACCACAATCGGCCATTTTGAGCGTGCATTGGGCCGACCTGCCCTGTGGGCGCCGGACGGGGATAAGGAGACGCGGCGCTTACGCATCTACCCGCACGCCCTGCGCGAAGAGAACGCGTACTACAGCCCAGAAAAGCGGGCGCTGCTCTTTGGGTACTTCCCCGCACGTTCCGATCGAGGCGACAGCGTTGCGCCGGGCTCGATGGTGTTCACCTGCTTGTCCAGCGACATCATCGCTCATGAAATGAGCCATGCACTCCTGGACGGGCTGCATCGTCGCTTCGAGGAAGCATCTAATCCTGACGTCGTCGCGTTTCATGAAGCATTCGCAGACATCGTGGCGCTATTCCAACACTTCACGATCACGGAGTTGGTGCGCTTCGAGATCGGCAAGGCGCGTGGCGACCTGTCCGCTGCAAAGTTGCTCGGAGGCTTGGCGAAAGAATTCGGCGAGGGCGCAAATCGTCGCGGACCGCTGCGCGACTACGTGGGTACGGATATCACGCAACTTGATTACGAAACCACGACACAGCCTCATGCCCGCGGCTCGATCCTCGTCCATGCGATCTACGAAGCGTTTCTAAGTGTGGTTTCCAGGCGCACCGCGGATCTCGTGCGGATGGCGACGGGCGGGACGGGTGTACTGCCCGCTGGGGCATTGCACCCGGATCTCGTGGCGCGTTTATCCACCGAGACCTGCGCAACGGCGACCTATTTCCTGCAAATGTGTATTCGCGCGCTCGATTACTGCCCGCCGGTCGACATTACGTTTGGCGAGTTCCTGCGCGCAGTCATCACGGCTGATCGCGATCTGGCTACCAATGACGCCCACGGCTATCGCACGGCGATCCTTGAGGCCTTTGGCAGACGAGGCATCTTGCCGTCCGGCATTCGGACGGTCTCGGAGGAAACGCTCGCTTGGGGCACCTTTGAGGATTCAAGGCCTACGTACCTTCCAAAGCTGACCGCCGCTATCCGAATTCCTTGGGCCAAGGAGCTTGATCGCTCGGAAATCTTCAAACTCAGTCAACGGAATCGATGGGCACTTTGGACCGCGTTAGGAAAAGTATTTGCCGAACACCCCGAGGCGCTGAGGGAATTCGGGCTTGCCCCGAACATGCCGCGCTACAAGCGAGACGGGTCAGCCATGGGGGACCTCAAGCCCGGCAGCACGACCTTTGAAGTACATAACGTGCGCTTTGCGCGACGACTGGCACCGGACGGCTCATTCCGCACCGAGGTGATTGCGGTCATCACCCAGCGACAGCCGTTGTGGCGGGACCCCAAAGATCACAGCAAGGGATTCACCTGGTTCCGCGGGGGCGCCACGCTGATCTTGGATCCGCGCGAAGGCAAGGAAGAGATTCGGTACAGCATCATCAAAAACAGCGCGAGTACCTCGCGTCAAGCTCGGCAACACAAGATGGGCGAGCGCGGTTATCTGTCGCCCTTACGGAAACTATATTTCGGCGAAGACACCGCTGAGCCCTTTGCGCTGATCCATGCGGATCGGGGAGGCGAGCATGGCCACTAG
- the terL gene encoding phage terminase large subunit, with protein MTISVEQYNALLRQDLGLFIRRTFAHLDPQTTYAHNWHIDLLADRLMQVADGKIKRLIINVPPRSLKSIMASIAFPAWLLGREPTKRVICASYGQDLATKLGRDCHAVISSDWYKTAFPTRLMTSRSPIADFETLQRGGRLATSVGGVLTGRGGEVLIIDDPVKPDEAMSDSQRKVANEWFDNTLYSRLNNKTTGAIIIIMQRLHLDDLVGHVLEKEGWEVVSLPAIAIEDETWKYQVLTKPRVYVRAAGEALHPNHETPEALAALRSTLGEYAFSAQYQQSPVPMGGGFIKEAWLQRYTDKTKPKSFEYIMQSWDTANKASEVADYSVCTTWGIKDKKMYLLEVIRERLEYPELKKLVLLNRDKWDARHVLIEDKASGVQLIQELQRTSYKIIGIKCAGEKAMRVLEQTPAIEAGKVLFPEAAPWLNGFLNEVLTFPFGKYDDQVDSMAQAIKWIETHIEYATRIDVRWP; from the coding sequence ATGACAATCTCAGTAGAGCAGTACAACGCATTGCTACGTCAGGATCTTGGGCTCTTCATTCGGCGTACCTTTGCGCACCTCGATCCGCAGACAACGTATGCGCACAACTGGCATATCGATCTATTGGCAGATCGACTTATGCAAGTAGCCGACGGCAAGATCAAGCGCTTGATCATCAACGTGCCGCCTCGAAGCCTGAAGTCGATCATGGCCTCGATTGCGTTTCCCGCCTGGCTGCTCGGTCGAGAGCCAACGAAGCGGGTCATCTGCGCAAGCTACGGGCAGGATCTGGCCACAAAGCTGGGGCGAGATTGCCACGCGGTCATTAGCTCGGATTGGTATAAAACCGCGTTCCCGACGCGCCTCATGACCAGTCGCAGCCCCATCGCAGATTTCGAAACCCTGCAGCGAGGAGGGCGCTTGGCAACCTCAGTCGGTGGCGTGCTGACAGGGCGTGGCGGTGAAGTTCTGATCATTGATGATCCGGTCAAACCGGATGAGGCGATGTCCGACAGTCAGCGCAAAGTCGCCAACGAGTGGTTTGACAACACCCTGTACAGCCGCCTCAACAACAAAACCACCGGTGCAATCATCATCATCATGCAGCGGCTGCATCTCGACGATCTGGTCGGGCACGTCTTAGAGAAAGAAGGCTGGGAGGTCGTCAGTCTGCCCGCGATTGCGATCGAAGATGAGACATGGAAGTACCAAGTACTGACCAAACCCCGGGTGTACGTGCGTGCGGCGGGCGAGGCACTGCATCCGAACCATGAGACGCCCGAGGCACTCGCGGCGCTCAGAAGCACGCTCGGTGAGTATGCGTTCTCCGCACAGTATCAACAGAGCCCTGTGCCTATGGGGGGCGGTTTTATCAAGGAGGCGTGGTTGCAGCGCTATACAGACAAGACGAAGCCGAAGTCCTTTGAATACATCATGCAGAGCTGGGACACGGCCAACAAGGCGTCTGAGGTCGCGGACTACAGCGTCTGTACGACGTGGGGTATCAAGGACAAGAAGATGTATTTGCTCGAAGTGATTCGCGAGCGTCTTGAATACCCAGAGCTCAAAAAACTGGTGCTCTTGAACCGGGACAAGTGGGATGCGAGGCACGTACTGATTGAAGACAAGGCATCAGGCGTGCAGTTGATTCAAGAACTCCAGCGAACAAGCTACAAGATCATAGGCATCAAGTGCGCCGGTGAGAAAGCGATGCGGGTGCTGGAGCAGACACCTGCGATTGAAGCGGGCAAAGTTTTGTTCCCGGAAGCAGCCCCTTGGCTCAATGGCTTCTTGAACGAGGTGCTGACGTTTCCGTTCGGGAAATATGACGATCAAGTGGATTCAATGGCGCAGGCGATCAAGTGGATCGAGACCCATATTGAGTACGCCACACGCATTGATGTGAGGTGGCCGTAG
- a CDS encoding Crp/Fnr family transcriptional regulator: MDHVDSISFPPELLAQLAANGDTHQFATGDVLFQEGDASETLYVLVTGRLKVYSTKENGREVVYNTLDPGEVLGEMFLDGGTRSASVKAVAPSECLIVDGDQIRELMRAHPQFAECLVLQLISRLRLATRKIRGLALDGVYERVAALLEESAIEVATERSVPRHLTQLEIANQVGATRVMVNHILRDLIRGGFVLKDERHRMTIVKPLPKRW, from the coding sequence ATGGATCATGTGGATTCCATCTCCTTTCCGCCGGAGCTATTAGCGCAGTTAGCTGCGAACGGCGATACGCATCAGTTCGCGACCGGTGATGTTTTATTTCAAGAGGGGGACGCTTCCGAAACGCTGTACGTCCTAGTCACTGGGCGACTCAAGGTGTATTCCACCAAAGAGAACGGCCGCGAAGTCGTGTACAACACGCTCGATCCTGGCGAAGTATTAGGTGAGATGTTTTTGGACGGTGGCACGCGATCTGCTTCGGTCAAAGCGGTTGCGCCTTCAGAGTGTCTTATCGTCGACGGCGACCAGATACGCGAGCTCATGCGCGCGCATCCCCAATTTGCTGAGTGCCTCGTATTGCAATTGATTTCTCGGCTTCGACTCGCGACGCGGAAAATACGTGGCCTAGCACTTGATGGGGTTTACGAACGCGTCGCGGCCTTGCTGGAAGAATCGGCGATCGAAGTAGCTACAGAGAGGAGCGTTCCGCGCCATCTCACGCAGCTGGAAATCGCCAATCAAGTGGGAGCCACTCGCGTGATGGTGAACCACATCCTGCGCGATCTGATTCGTGGCGGTTTCGTTCTTAAAGACGAGCGACACAGGATGACGATCGTCAAGCCCCTTCCGAAGCGATGGTAG
- a CDS encoding MBL fold metallo-hydrolase, which yields MATRKTAKRASPKAPAQATVRFYCQGIGDSHLLRFQKADGKDFWMLIDCGIHTSVKGGPRTVDAIVADISSATDRLDVVVGTHEHWDHLSGFWTAREAFKNIKVDEVWVGWTENPEDAQAQELDKFKGKALAALQGAQDKLSKTDSKHLAAVRDGVNGLLGFHFGLEGQKVRACRDALVGMASKKVRYLAPSKRPLTIPGLPNLRVYVMGPPRDEGYISIRERKSEMYGLGQALARAESLMAAMQSEDGGRRTHPHLLNPTWVLS from the coding sequence ATGGCCACTAGGAAGACGGCAAAGCGTGCGAGCCCCAAGGCTCCAGCACAGGCCACGGTTCGCTTTTACTGCCAAGGCATTGGTGATAGTCATCTGCTGCGTTTTCAGAAGGCGGATGGCAAAGATTTCTGGATGCTGATCGATTGCGGCATCCACACCTCGGTCAAAGGCGGACCTCGCACGGTGGATGCCATCGTGGCCGATATTTCGTCAGCAACGGATCGCCTGGATGTGGTGGTGGGCACCCATGAGCATTGGGACCATCTTTCAGGCTTCTGGACGGCCCGCGAGGCCTTCAAGAACATCAAGGTGGACGAGGTTTGGGTCGGGTGGACGGAGAACCCTGAGGATGCCCAGGCGCAAGAGCTGGACAAGTTCAAAGGTAAAGCCCTCGCAGCCCTCCAAGGGGCACAAGACAAGCTCTCAAAGACTGATTCCAAGCACCTCGCCGCCGTGCGTGACGGGGTCAATGGACTCCTCGGATTCCATTTTGGGCTGGAGGGGCAGAAGGTCCGTGCATGTCGAGACGCGCTTGTGGGTATGGCGAGCAAGAAGGTCCGCTACCTTGCGCCGTCAAAGCGACCTCTAACGATTCCAGGGCTGCCAAACCTTCGGGTCTACGTGATGGGACCGCCACGCGACGAGGGCTATATCTCGATTCGAGAACGAAAGAGTGAGATGTACGGGCTCGGACAAGCGCTGGCCCGGGCCGAAAGCCTAATGGCCGCCATGCAGTCTGAAGATGGGGGGCGCAGGACTCATCCGCACCTTTTGAACCCAACATGGGTATTGAGCTAG
- a CDS encoding DUF4365 domain-containing protein, producing MKYPKTAATGHAGEFFFAYQVAKVLGWPCRIFDIDIGVDAQVEVLNAKCESTGKFVAFQIKTTAIEGVKGRYVDPEQLAYWKGLEHPVFLVLVDLEDESMYLHRIDRRRQYPKTKGGLVHIAFDRQRNRFGPDSERDFSAAADEAQLQAVEVHLDRVRTFTKDIEIELARQESAPDPRGLIEVMRCRSAAREHVLRAEALVRNSGVGLDSYQRVELAFERALGLLRHRMCDWNMEEDWDGARDGDGDIRRFLDEGDTVDPGD from the coding sequence ATGAAATATCCCAAGACGGCCGCGACAGGGCATGCTGGCGAGTTTTTCTTTGCCTACCAAGTCGCCAAGGTTCTAGGCTGGCCGTGCCGCATTTTCGACATCGACATCGGTGTCGACGCGCAGGTGGAAGTCCTTAACGCCAAGTGCGAGAGCACCGGGAAGTTCGTTGCTTTTCAGATCAAGACCACGGCCATCGAGGGCGTGAAAGGACGATATGTCGACCCGGAGCAACTCGCCTACTGGAAGGGCCTAGAGCACCCGGTTTTCCTAGTGCTAGTCGATCTGGAAGACGAATCGATGTACTTGCACCGCATCGATCGCCGGAGACAATACCCCAAGACGAAGGGCGGTCTAGTCCACATAGCCTTCGACCGACAACGAAATCGCTTTGGACCGGACAGCGAAAGAGACTTCAGCGCGGCGGCGGATGAAGCGCAGCTTCAGGCTGTCGAAGTTCACCTCGATCGTGTTCGAACCTTTACCAAAGACATCGAGATCGAGCTGGCTCGCCAGGAGTCTGCACCGGACCCGAGGGGTCTGATCGAAGTCATGCGATGTCGGAGTGCGGCTCGCGAGCATGTGCTCCGCGCGGAAGCTTTGGTGCGCAATAGTGGTGTGGGCCTCGATTCGTATCAGCGGGTCGAACTAGCTTTCGAGCGAGCGCTTGGTTTGCTCCGGCACCGCATGTGCGACTGGAACATGGAGGAGGACTGGGATGGCGCGCGGGATGGCGATGGCGACATTCGTCGTTTCCTTGACGAAGGCGACACTGTCGATCCCGGCGACTGA
- a CDS encoding competence protein CoiA family protein, with translation MRQGSFPSSDASSQATRPMLGVLKVPFGLKAGRMWSPKQVAAGRECGCVCPACEAPLVAKAADSTCRRPHFAHLTMTDCRAGYETALHRKAKELLAEHAALLLPAWDGEADMPNPPQLQDDTGQWMSGTRVEFPSRTAGLRNIRLEEAQGDYTPDVIAEDEAGELLIEIRVSHAVDPLKRRRIQSEGKRLIEIDLSRLDPDALQDDVRLVQAVLHAPENRVWLACPEATDAWRESFRALKAQVAQRNLEIAQLRQRQEEAQRAQARAADHTQAQQAERLAQRERYRAQERAPYQEALEDLPTLVSIARIETLLAEYLARDGEEADQLIAQIPSQTVQQAVRHYGTHAWLYQVHPRLWQGACYHRFVLGQPAGSQFNQRELARWVMQRFGRDEVLFSLFRAQYSFRDRARKAGFQKRRISHWAFTDLENRQVPDFYKPINAFVDRLVYAGALQPVPGLLGEIRINDAM, from the coding sequence ATGCGCCAAGGTTCGTTTCCCTCGTCCGATGCCTCATCGCAGGCAACCCGCCCCATGCTGGGCGTCCTCAAGGTCCCCTTCGGCCTGAAAGCCGGCCGGATGTGGAGCCCCAAACAGGTGGCCGCGGGCCGAGAGTGCGGCTGCGTCTGCCCGGCCTGCGAGGCACCCTTGGTGGCCAAGGCAGCCGATAGCACCTGTAGGCGCCCACATTTCGCCCACCTGACGATGACCGATTGCCGGGCCGGCTACGAGACCGCGCTCCACAGGAAGGCTAAGGAATTGCTTGCCGAGCATGCTGCCCTCCTGCTGCCTGCTTGGGACGGTGAGGCAGACATGCCCAATCCCCCACAGCTGCAGGACGACACGGGCCAATGGATGTCCGGGACGCGGGTGGAGTTCCCCAGCCGGACGGCTGGTTTGCGGAATATCCGGTTGGAGGAAGCGCAGGGCGACTACACCCCTGACGTGATCGCTGAAGACGAGGCGGGTGAGCTCTTGATCGAGATCCGGGTCAGCCACGCGGTCGATCCACTCAAGCGCCGACGCATTCAGTCTGAGGGCAAGCGCCTGATCGAAATCGACCTGTCGCGTCTGGACCCGGACGCTCTCCAAGACGACGTTCGGCTCGTTCAGGCGGTCCTGCATGCGCCAGAGAATCGTGTCTGGCTTGCGTGCCCTGAGGCCACCGACGCGTGGCGAGAGTCCTTCAGGGCCCTCAAGGCCCAGGTGGCCCAGCGAAATCTGGAGATTGCGCAGCTGCGGCAACGCCAAGAGGAAGCACAGAGGGCCCAAGCGCGTGCGGCCGATCACACCCAGGCGCAGCAGGCCGAGCGCTTGGCGCAACGAGAACGCTACCGGGCGCAGGAGCGCGCCCCATATCAAGAAGCCCTGGAGGATCTGCCGACACTGGTCTCGATCGCGCGTATCGAGACCTTACTCGCGGAGTACTTGGCTCGGGACGGGGAGGAGGCAGACCAGTTGATCGCCCAGATTCCGTCGCAGACGGTGCAGCAGGCAGTGCGCCACTACGGTACGCACGCCTGGCTCTACCAAGTCCATCCGCGCCTTTGGCAGGGCGCCTGTTACCACCGGTTCGTGCTCGGACAACCTGCGGGCAGCCAGTTCAACCAGCGAGAACTGGCGCGCTGGGTCATGCAGCGGTTTGGTCGGGACGAGGTGTTGTTCTCACTGTTCCGGGCGCAGTACAGCTTCCGGGATCGGGCGCGGAAGGCTGGTTTTCAGAAGCGGCGCATCTCGCATTGGGCGTTCACTGACCTCGAGAACCGGCAGGTTCCGGATTTCTACAAGCCCATCAATGCGTTCGTTGACCGGCTTGTCTACGCTGGTGCGTTGCAACCCGTGCCGGGACTTCTGGGTGAGATCCGCATCAACGATGCGATGTGA